From Nitratidesulfovibrio vulgaris str. Hildenborough, a single genomic window includes:
- a CDS encoding uracil-DNA glycosylase: MATVEASVGAAKGPETLATAGAAAGNREHMRDPLAGTGWLEAVPLLGDGAHLEVFSRVEALRRKGRVVYPPSGQVFAALRATPWDRVRVVVLGQDPYHGEGQAHGLAFSVPEGVPAPRSLRNVFREIETDLGHASDEGKKRHADALPEKTAAGHDGGGLRPPSTDLTRWARQGVLLLNTVLTVEAGQAHSHARLGWQEVTAAVVEALGRCPRPMAFLLWGRHAAAYGEGLAAHHLVLHAAHPSPLSAFRGFFGCRHFSQVNTWLRARGLDPIEW; this comes from the coding sequence GTGGCAACTGTCGAAGCCTCCGTCGGGGCTGCTAAAGGGCCTGAAACTCTGGCAACAGCCGGGGCCGCAGCCGGGAATCGTGAACATATGCGCGACCCGCTTGCCGGGACGGGCTGGCTTGAGGCCGTCCCGTTGCTGGGTGACGGCGCGCATCTGGAGGTTTTCTCCCGTGTGGAGGCGTTGCGGCGGAAAGGACGTGTGGTCTATCCCCCGTCCGGTCAGGTCTTCGCCGCATTGCGCGCCACCCCGTGGGACAGGGTGCGTGTGGTGGTGCTGGGGCAAGACCCCTACCACGGCGAAGGGCAGGCCCACGGGCTTGCCTTCTCGGTGCCGGAGGGGGTGCCAGCCCCGCGTTCACTGCGGAATGTCTTCCGTGAGATAGAGACCGACCTTGGTCATGCCTCGGATGAAGGCAAGAAGCGTCATGCTGATGCGCTACCTGAAAAGACTGCTGCCGGACATGATGGTGGCGGTCTTCGTCCGCCCTCCACGGACCTGACCCGGTGGGCCCGCCAAGGGGTGTTACTGCTCAATACGGTGCTCACTGTGGAGGCGGGACAGGCACACAGCCATGCCCGACTCGGCTGGCAGGAGGTGACGGCTGCGGTGGTGGAGGCGCTGGGGCGGTGTCCACGTCCGATGGCCTTTCTGCTGTGGGGGCGTCATGCCGCTGCATACGGCGAAGGGCTGGCGGCCCATCACCTCGTGCTTCATGCGGCGCACCCCTCCCCGCTGTCGGCCTTTCGAGGCTTCTTCGGCTGCCGTCATTTCTCGCAGGTCAATACATGGCTTCGAGCAAGAGGCCTCGACCCCATCGAGTGGTGA